The Pseudomonas azotoformans genome has a segment encoding these proteins:
- a CDS encoding type VI secretion system Vgr family protein produces the protein MPRQSDLRYTFEPLRGDPFEVVSFTLEEGLSQPFKLELELVSHHQAIDFYRMLDLGAVFTIWRDDTPVRYVHGLVSLFQQGDTGFRRTRYTAVVEPTLKRFDLRSNWRIFQAQTVPDIITNVLAEQKLTDIRSEICFEHQPREYCVQAGETDLDFIARLAAEEGLLYTFEHRADGHTLVLTDRVGGLGTIGTHTDCPVIYQPMGGGDSIEPALNRFHYTEQVRTAVQVQRDYTFTHPRYNQQHTATGDQDLNNQHKDYERYDYPGRYKRDIAGKPFTKTRLAALRNDAKLAHLEGDDERLQPGLAFDLNDHPREDFNDRWRTIAIKHEGKQHTSLQEESFGSGLGTSYSLKASAIRWTSDWKAPLRDKPCIDGPQIATVVGPPGEEIYCDEWGRVKVQFPWDRSDKNNDQSSCWIRVAQGWAGATWGSMAIPRVGQELVISYLDGDPDQPIAIGRAYRQTNLPPYELPKHKTRMTIKSRTHKGPGFNELRFEDELGRQEVFIHAEKDKNIHIKNNNGIFVGNDRSERVEHNEKVSIGDHRTEDVGQNETISIGANRSVTIGGNKAETIKLAKAETIGLAKALTIGAAYQTSVGAAMNTTVGLSQSEQVGIHKSVVVGKRFSITVGDELNINVGKSTLVMKSDGSVLINGRTFDFTASGAVQINGKDVDIN, from the coding sequence ATGCCCCGTCAAAGCGACCTGCGTTACACCTTCGAACCGCTGCGGGGCGATCCCTTCGAAGTGGTCTCCTTCACCCTTGAAGAGGGCTTATCCCAGCCGTTCAAACTTGAACTGGAGCTGGTCAGCCATCATCAAGCCATCGATTTTTACCGCATGCTCGATTTGGGCGCGGTGTTCACCATCTGGCGTGATGACACCCCAGTACGTTACGTCCACGGCCTGGTCAGTCTGTTCCAGCAGGGCGACACCGGCTTTCGCCGTACCCGCTACACCGCAGTGGTCGAGCCAACCTTGAAGCGTTTCGACCTGCGCTCCAACTGGCGCATCTTCCAGGCCCAGACCGTGCCCGACATCATCACCAACGTGCTGGCCGAACAAAAACTGACCGACATCCGCAGCGAAATCTGCTTCGAGCACCAACCCCGCGAATACTGCGTGCAGGCCGGCGAAACCGACCTCGATTTCATCGCGCGACTCGCCGCCGAGGAAGGCCTGCTCTACACCTTCGAACACCGCGCCGATGGCCACACCCTCGTTCTTACCGACCGCGTCGGCGGTCTAGGTACCATTGGCACCCATACGGATTGCCCGGTGATCTACCAGCCGATGGGCGGCGGCGACTCCATTGAACCGGCGCTGAACCGCTTCCACTACACCGAACAAGTGCGCACCGCCGTGCAGGTACAGCGCGACTACACCTTCACCCACCCACGCTACAACCAGCAGCACACCGCCACTGGCGACCAGGACCTGAACAACCAGCACAAGGATTACGAACGCTACGACTACCCCGGTCGCTACAAACGCGATATCGCCGGCAAGCCCTTCACCAAAACGCGCCTGGCGGCCCTGCGCAACGACGCCAAGTTGGCACACCTGGAAGGCGACGATGAGCGCCTGCAACCGGGGTTGGCGTTCGACCTCAACGATCATCCGCGTGAGGACTTCAATGATCGCTGGCGCACCATCGCCATCAAGCACGAAGGCAAGCAGCACACCAGTTTGCAGGAAGAATCGTTTGGCAGTGGCCTTGGTACCTCTTACTCGTTGAAGGCCAGCGCCATCCGCTGGACCTCGGATTGGAAGGCGCCGCTGCGGGACAAACCGTGCATCGACGGGCCGCAAATCGCCACCGTGGTCGGGCCTCCTGGGGAAGAGATTTATTGCGATGAATGGGGCCGGGTCAAAGTGCAGTTCCCGTGGGATCGTTCGGACAAGAATAACGACCAGAGTTCGTGCTGGATCCGTGTCGCCCAAGGCTGGGCCGGCGCGACTTGGGGCTCCATGGCCATCCCGCGTGTGGGTCAAGAGCTAGTGATCAGCTACCTGGACGGCGATCCAGACCAGCCAATCGCCATTGGGCGAGCGTACCGGCAAACCAATTTGCCGCCCTATGAGCTGCCCAAACACAAGACGCGGATGACCATCAAAAGCCGCACTCACAAGGGACCTGGCTTTAACGAGCTGCGCTTTGAGGATGAACTGGGGCGCCAGGAAGTGTTCATCCATGCCGAAAAAGACAAGAACATCCATATCAAAAACAACAACGGCATCTTCGTCGGCAATGACCGCAGTGAACGCGTCGAGCACAACGAGAAGGTCTCCATCGGTGATCACCGCACCGAAGACGTCGGCCAGAACGAAACCATCAGCATCGGTGCCAACCGCAGCGTGACCATCGGCGGTAACAAGGCCGAAACGATCAAACTGGCCAAAGCCGAAACCATCGGCTTGGCCAAAGCGTTGACGATTGGTGCGGCGTACCAGACCAGTGTTGGTGCGGCGATGAACACCACGGTGGGGCTGAGCCAGAGCGAGCAGGTTGGTATTCACAAATCAGTGGTAGTCGGTAAGCGTTTCAGCATCACCGTCGGAGATGAATTGAACATCAACGTCGGCAAATCGACCTTGGTGATGAAGTCCGACGGCTCGGTACTGATCAATGGCCGTACCTTCGACTTCACCGCCAGCGGCGCGGTGCAGATCAACGGCAAAGACGTGGATATCAACTGA
- a CDS encoding PAAR domain-containing protein produces MPAVVLVGHDHDCPLCGPTTVKSGTRNVTVNGRAIARVGDTLGCGAVIISGSPSMVINGKAVARVGDSTDHEGILENGDASWLIN; encoded by the coding sequence ATGCCCGCCGTCGTTCTGGTCGGTCACGACCATGATTGCCCTTTGTGCGGCCCCACCACCGTCAAAAGCGGCACGCGCAACGTCACCGTCAACGGCCGCGCCATCGCCCGTGTCGGCGACACCCTCGGCTGCGGTGCCGTGATCATCAGCGGCTCGCCCTCAATGGTCATCAACGGCAAAGCCGTAGCCCGCGTCGGTGACAGCACCGACCACGAAGGCATCCTGGAAAACGGCGATGCCAGCTGGCTGATCAACTGA
- a CDS encoding Hcp family type VI secretion system effector: MPTPAYISIHGKNQGHITKGAFTADSVGNVYVEGHEDEILAQEIDHQIAAPTDPQSGQPAGQRVHKPLIFTSALSKASPMLYQALATGEMLPTVEVKWFRTSGDGKQEHFFTTKLEDATVVEIHTVLPHAQDSDNANYTQLIKTSLAYRKVSWSHVVAGTEASDDWRKPA, from the coding sequence ATGCCAACACCCGCGTACATCAGCATCCACGGCAAAAACCAGGGCCATATCACCAAGGGCGCGTTCACCGCTGATTCGGTGGGCAACGTTTATGTGGAAGGTCATGAAGACGAAATCCTCGCCCAGGAGATCGACCACCAGATCGCCGCCCCCACTGACCCGCAAAGCGGTCAGCCGGCCGGCCAGCGCGTGCATAAGCCGCTGATCTTCACCAGCGCGCTGAGCAAAGCCTCGCCCATGCTCTACCAGGCGCTGGCCACCGGCGAAATGCTGCCGACCGTCGAGGTCAAGTGGTTCCGCACCTCTGGGGACGGCAAGCAGGAGCACTTCTTCACCACCAAATTGGAAGATGCCACCGTCGTCGAGATCCACACCGTACTGCCCCACGCTCAAGACAGTGACAACGCCAACTACACCCAGCTGATCAAGACCAGTCTGGCTTATCGCAAGGTCAGCTGGAGTCATGTGGTGGCTGGTACCGAAGCCTCGGATGACTGGCGCAAGCCGGCTTAA